The genomic stretch ACCCTCTGTGGCAAATCCGCTCACACCTGTGGCTCCCCTACAAAGCAATATCAAAGATTTGGCTACTGTTATAACTAACTATATGCTTGTTACCAATAGTTACCGTATTAATGGACGAGAGTTGAGCGCAAGCTTGGACGGAAATGTCCTAACTGTTTGCCGTCATGGAGATGATATTCCTGTGATGCAAACCCGCTATCATAATGGTAAGTGGCATGAAGAGATACCAACCCAACTAACAACAAACGAAATCGAGCAGATTGAAAGCTTGCGTGTCTTTACCCAACAAGCGCTAATAAATAGATCGCGGATTAATTGGGGAATTGAGAAGTAAAACTCTCTTAAATTAAAGATTATAAATCATCTAGTTTTATTTATTTATAAGAAATAGAAACATATTCTGTAATTAAAATATTTTGAGTGAAATCTCTTTACTAACCATTCTTTTCTTTCTTATACTCAGAATTTTACTGGAGGTTTAAATGAGTAATTTACGTTTAGAAAAACAAGCAGACGGGGATTGGCACTTTGAGTTACCGTCTTCAGTTACAGAATTTAATGACAGCTTAGATTCGATATCCGATGCTTGGTTTTATAGTAATTTAGAGCCGAATAATATCATCAATATTTTAACAAATATCATTAAGATTTGCCCAGATAATATTGATGCATATTGTTTGCTAGGGCAAGTTTACGAAGAATGTGGTTGTGAAGATTTGGCATTTCGGACGTGGGAAGTCGGGATTCAAAGACTTTTGAGAATTTTTCCGAAAAAGTTTGATTTTAGAAAAGATAAGATAAATTACTATGATTTAAACAATCGACCCTTTTTTAGACTATACCATGCCTGGGGCTTAGTACATTTAAAAGCAGCTAAAGATAAGGAACTAATTTTTTTGAGCATCCAGAATCTAGAGATTGCCTCAGAAATTTTTCTAAATCTGATTAGCATCCACTATAACGATAATATTGGTGCTAGAGATTTGTTG from Scytonema hofmannii PCC 7110 encodes the following:
- a CDS encoding tetratricopeptide repeat protein, translated to MSNLRLEKQADGDWHFELPSSVTEFNDSLDSISDAWFYSNLEPNNIINILTNIIKICPDNIDAYCLLGQVYEECGCEDLAFRTWEVGIQRLLRIFPKKFDFRKDKINYYDLNNRPFFRLYHAWGLVHLKAAKDKELIFLSIQNLEIASEIFLNLISIHYNDNIGARDLLIECYLKLGRYEDVLSVCKLYQNEFEEEAIFHDNETTDPSILYGRVLAGIRLNRSDVVQEWLKVAIERRPLVAEILVLKSPSQPENYNPNILTSGGADEAYNYWCDHHDVWFECDAAMALLRKKTTRKLIEEAKRRCSSSWEAQI